A single window of Undibacterium sp. 5I1 DNA harbors:
- a CDS encoding LysR family transcriptional regulator translates to MRFNKLDLNLLVALDALLAERSITRAAQRLNLSQSATSGVLARLRDYFEDEILTQIGRNMVMTPLAASLEAPVREVLLQIQSTIETKPGFVLEESTRHFRVIASDYPTSVLMAEVARKMSELAPNVTLEIMAPGDDHEIQLDRGEIDLLIMPAKYLVEGHASEVLFQDSYSCVVWKDNTIVGDSLTLDQYMSLAHVSTKFGKAQPSFEEWFLQSTGFARRVEVSTSNFSSLPLLLVGTNRIATMHTRLADMFADYFPIRLLPPPMDIPLLVEMMQWHKFVDKDIAHIWFRTLLKEVANARRSPLAA, encoded by the coding sequence GCGCTGGATGCGCTACTGGCTGAGCGCAGTATTACGCGCGCTGCGCAAAGGCTCAATTTGAGCCAGTCGGCGACGAGTGGCGTGTTAGCGCGGTTGCGTGATTATTTTGAGGATGAAATATTGACTCAGATTGGTCGAAATATGGTCATGACGCCGTTGGCAGCTAGCCTGGAAGCGCCAGTTCGGGAGGTGTTGTTGCAGATTCAATCGACCATCGAAACCAAGCCAGGATTTGTTTTAGAAGAATCGACCCGGCATTTTCGAGTGATTGCCTCAGATTATCCCACTTCAGTTCTGATGGCTGAGGTGGCACGTAAGATGAGTGAACTGGCACCGAATGTTACTCTCGAAATTATGGCGCCTGGCGACGATCACGAGATACAGCTTGATCGTGGCGAAATTGATTTACTCATCATGCCAGCCAAGTATTTAGTCGAGGGTCATGCTAGCGAAGTGCTATTCCAGGACAGCTACAGTTGTGTTGTGTGGAAGGATAATACGATTGTTGGTGACAGTTTGACGCTGGATCAATATATGAGTCTGGCGCACGTCTCGACCAAATTTGGTAAAGCGCAGCCTAGTTTTGAAGAATGGTTTTTACAAAGCACAGGCTTTGCAAGGCGGGTTGAAGTCAGCACCAGTAATTTTAGTTCCTTGCCCTTATTGTTAGTTGGTACCAATCGTATCGCCACCATGCATACCCGATTGGCAGATATGTTCGCCGACTATTTCCCGATTCGCTTATTACCACCTCCGATGGATATTCCGCTCTTGGTAGAGATGATGCAATGGCATAAATTTGTCGATAAAGATATTGCACATATCTGGTTTCGCACGCTACTCAAGGAAGTTGCCAATGCACGCCGTTCTCCGCTAGCAGCTTAA